The genomic region ATTGTCACGGAACAGAACTCCTTACGTTTATGGGACTAACAATTATAAAACGCCTTCATCTGGTCAGCCCGGCAGCCTCTCTGCCCACCTGTTCTCATTAGGCCCAGCACCTGAGATCCAGCACAGGACCAGGGGAGGCcgggtctccccagagcctcaCAGAGGAGGGTTTACATCTCCCAGCAGCGCTGCTGGGGGCGTGGGGCCGATTTCTACCCCAGCCCGAAGCCTCCCGGGCACCGGCCCTCACCTCGTAGGCGGCTCCCAGGTCCTGGAACTTCTCCTGGGCCCGGGGGTCGTCGGGGTTCCTGTCGGGGTGCAGCTGCAGCGCCAGCTTGCGGTACGCCTTCTTGATGTCCTTCACCGAGGCGCTGCGGGACACCCCCAGGATCTTGTAGAAATCCCTCCTGCAGCGGGGAGACAcagggggggcggcggggccccgTCAGCGCCTGAGGGGAGCCTGAGGCGGGCTGAGGGGGGAGGCCGAGGGAAGCCTGGGGAGGGCTGAGGGGAGCCtgaggggggctgagggcactCACCCGGCGGCGGCCTCCCcgcagaggcagagcagcagcggcagcaggaggctgaggcGGCCGAGCCGCCCGGgggccatggcggcggcgggccggcagcggggcgaggaggaggaggcaccgCCGCCACCCCGCCCAGCCCGCCTCACGCCTCGCAGCCAATGGGAGCGCTCCCCGCCCGCTCCGCTCCACCAATCCGCGGCTCACACTTCACCGGCGCCTGGGCGGCGGGCCAATGGGAAGCGCGCTTAGAggcggggtggggtggggggcggctGTACGGCAAAGGAGCCGTCATGGCGGCCGCCGTGGCGCTGTGGGTCCGTACGGAGCCGCCGCTGCTGGGCgcgctgccgctgccgccgccagCCCGGCTGGGCCGCCCCTACCTGCGCAAGATGGCGGCGTACGCGCGGCGCCGGGCGGCCGAGGGCTGCTTCCCCCGGCTGCGCTGGGCGAGCTGGCGGCACATCGCCTGCGGCAAGCTGCGGCTGGGCCGCGGCCTGGCCTGGCTCTACTTCCAGCGCTTCCTCCgcctcctcccggccccgccgccccgcagcCTGCGGAGAGCGGAGGCGGAGGCGGCGTGCGGCAGCGCCGAGGAGCTGGAGAGGGAGCGGAGCAAGGCACGgccgggatggggctgggggtcgGGCTCTGTGTGTGTCGTGTCCCTGTGTCGTGTCCCCGTGTCATGGCGTTGCCTCTCCCCCCGCAGCTCTCTGTGGACACGCTGCAGTTCCTGCTCTTCCTCtacctgcagcagctcagccgCCTGTCCCTGCGCACGGCGATCCGTGGCGAGCAGTggcccagccccgcagcccccggcccggcgGGGAAAGGAGCCGGGCAGAGCAAGGTGAGAGCCCCTCcagggggatttttggggaaaaacggCTGGTTttgggctgggggagggaggtgcTGCGTGTGGTGGGGGTTCTGGGCTGGGGGAGCTTGGTTAAATATTAAGCGATGTGAGGGGGGTGTGGGATCCACACAGGCACTCCCACAGGTTATGGGAGCTCGCTCGGAGCCCTCCCGGCTCGCTGGTTAAGAAGCAGCAGCCTCCTCTTtcaggcagctcttccttccttaAAAGCTGCTGTCCCACCTCCTCCTACAGAGCCAGGGGGTCCCAGGGCGCTCCCTGACAAATTGACCTGAGGTTGTGCCTCAGAGAGGCTGCGATGCGGTCAGGCAGCCACCTGGAACACAAACGCCTCCTGTAAGGTGTCCTGGAAGCAGATTTTGGGTGGGTGTAACTCTGTGAGTTATAGGTTGACCCCATCGGGATCAAGGCCGGCTGCAAACCTCAGCAGGTTTGTTGTGGCTGGGCTGCCCTGAGCTGTGCAAGCATGGGCAGGGCAAGCTGAAGTGACTGAAAATGGGTAGCCCTGTTAGATTTAACGAGGAGATCTAAcaaatgaggaaagaaatgagAGGACCTGGTAGATGGCTGTGAGACGGGTGGCACAGGAGCACCCAGTGGAATTGAGAAGTTGATGTTGTCTTCAGACTGCTGCTCAGGTGTCACTTTTTACACAAAACTCTGAACAGGAACGAGGGCTGCTCTGTGCATGAGAGGGTCTCTGTCACGATGCTGGGCTCTCCAGACGAGATGCTTGTGGCTGCATGTTGTGCCCCCTCACGTGGTGAGGACAACGTGTAACCGCAGCTGGGTGCTCATTCTGCAGCTCGCAGGCCAGCAAAGGTTGTCTTTATTAACGTCTGCCGTGGCTCCAGTCCTTCACTCTTTGTGGTATGGAGCCGTTTAGAATCTGAACTAGTGCTTTTTTCAGGGGTTGGCTGCTTTattggtccacttgcctgcgaaGAAATGaccccctgcttttttttttttttttttcctgcggCTCCTCATCAGAAGCGCTTAATCATAGCTGAAGGTCTGGAGCAGATGCAGCGATtttccagcagagcagctgtaAGACCTTGGCTGTCAGCTATTGATTTGTTTCCTACCTTCAGTGCtagcagcagctggctgagTTTCTGTGGGAGAGATTGCAGGGGAATCTGTTTCTGCTTTCTAGAATGAAATAGCTGGTGTTTGGAGTTAGAATAAGAACGCTTTTCTTTCTTGGAGGCACTTGCTGATGAGTCTGGTTTCCTTTCTGTGTTTGGGAAGGGCAGAGCAGTGGGACCGGGCACCGTGTCTGACCATCTTCCCCTCCTTTAAAACGAGTTAGGCAAGGGTGTTTGTACAGTAGTGCTGGAGTTTGTTATCTCTCTGAGAATTCACCTCACTCCTGGTTTTCTGCTCCCTAAGAACTGGAACGACCAGGACCACCTTGCCTTCGTGCTTGCCCACCTctcggacatgctggaactgcTGCTGGAGCCGGAGCAGCTCAGCGCCTCCTCCCACGCCACCAGCAACAGCTTGGTGTCTTACGAAGCCGTCTGTGCCCTCAGCTTTCTCATTGAAGGGACTGTGGAGGGCTCTGGGACCGTCCATCCTCTGCACGAGCTTGCCCTCTGGCAGCCCTGTCAAGAGAAGAACGGCTACTCAAAGAGCAACAACGCCTTCTCCTTCCCCAAGCTGGAGAGCTGGCTGCGCTCCTGCCTGACAACAAACCCTTTTGGAATGACTGCCTGCCTCAGGTCTGGGAAGAAGCTTGCCTGGGCACAGCAAGGTATCTGCAGGCCTTGCCTTTACTTTTAGAAATAACTTTCCAGCCTCAATTCCTCTTGCTTAGCAAGGATCTGGCAGGGGATTGCCTTTCTTTCCTCCAGCTGATAGTGAATATGGGGAAAGTGAGAGCTTAGGGGTGAGTCTGCAGGAGTGTGGTACCTGTGTGTGCTTTTCCAGTCCTCAGATCACTTTTGTGAGCAAATGTTAATGACTTAGTTTTCAAAGACCCCCCTGAAGAAGGTCAGTGTTGCAACCTTCATTATTCAAGTAcagacaaacacagaaaatagaTAATGTGATGTGGTTGTGGCAAAGCCGAGAACTGACTGGGATTTTTCATGCCCCGAATCCCAGCCCTTCACCCACAACGGCACTGTGGAGAGCCAAGGCACCTTTCCccttagaaagaagaaaaaaaaagtttatttttttttaatttgaccGCACAATAGCAAGAGTGGCAAATGTGTTTGGTAGAACAGTGAAGTTGCTCAAGGATTGTGCTGTAGGGGCAGCATGTTGCTGGTTTAGCATATCTTAAAGTGTGCTGTCCATACTTTCAACACAACACTGAACACTTGCCCTAAAGATCTTCCGGTACGACTGTTGCGTGGTGACACGGTGTCACCGTGCTACTGTCAGGTTTTGGGCTGATTACTTTCGGGAGGGATTGCCAGGTGACATGGATGGTGAACCATCATGTCTGTCTCTCTGTAGGAGGCATGTatagcctctttgttttccttcattttaaatatattaacttTATTTTGCAGTAGAGGGAACAACCAGGAGAGCAAAGATTGCCTGCAATACTCCTGTGGTGCCGGAGGTATTCCCCATGGTGATAATGAGCCAGGTGTACAAACAGACGCTGGCCAAGAGTTCGGACACCTTGGTGGGGGCTCACGTAAGAATTCATCGCTGCAATGAGTCCTTCATTtatctcctctctcctcttcgGTGAGTTTGTGTTCCCTTGAGGCCCagccaaatattttttcagcatttgtttAAGTGCTAAGCTCTTGTTAGGTGGATTGAGTAGCGAGAAAGTTCTGGCTGTAGTCTTTCCTGCTCACTGTGTCTTCGTTCCGTTGCTCTTTTGCAGCTCTGTGACCATTGAGAA from Anas platyrhynchos isolate ZD024472 breed Pekin duck chromosome 9, IASCAAS_PekinDuck_T2T, whole genome shotgun sequence harbors:
- the TBCCD1 gene encoding TBCC domain-containing protein 1, producing MAAAVALWVRTEPPLLGALPLPPPARLGRPYLRKMAAYARRRAAEGCFPRLRWASWRHIACGKLRLGRGLAWLYFQRFLRLLPAPPPRSLRRAEAEAACGSAEELERERSKLSVDTLQFLLFLYLQQLSRLSLRTAIRGEQWPSPAAPGPAGKGAGQSKNWNDQDHLAFVLAHLSDMLELLLEPEQLSASSHATSNSLVSYEAVCALSFLIEGTVEGSGTVHPLHELALWQPCQEKNGYSKSNNAFSFPKLESWLRSCLTTNPFGMTACLRSGKKLAWAQQVEGTTRRAKIACNTPVVPEVFPMVIMSQVYKQTLAKSSDTLVGAHVRIHRCNESFIYLLSPLRSVTIEKCRNSTFVLGPVEVSVHVHSCDNVKVIAVCYSLSLSSTTGCTFHVLTPTQPLILAGNQAVSLAPFHTHYPMLEDHMAQVGLATLPNYWDSPMLLGKESSDTSVFRLLPPSDFYTFVIPFEMEGDTTETPGGLPHAYQKALSQREQKVQIWQKMVKEACLSKDQRKQFQMLVESKFYEWLIQTGNRQQLDSLVPPAVGSKQAAG